The proteins below come from a single Gimesia alba genomic window:
- a CDS encoding transposase, translated as MYMTLVWWPKRKRVSTKTASRTERPVVLTDKQWSLVAKLFPWTPPSKKGGRPKAHPRDCLEGILWILVTGARWKDLPREYPSKATCHRRFQQWTIEGRLLSAWQIILERMDDAGQIDFSETFADGTFASAKKGVEELARLVVAKAQRS; from the coding sequence ATGTATATGACGCTGGTCTGGTGGCCCAAACGAAAACGGGTTTCCACAAAAACAGCGTCCAGGACGGAACGCCCGGTCGTTTTGACCGATAAACAATGGTCTTTAGTCGCAAAACTGTTTCCCTGGACTCCCCCTTCCAAAAAGGGAGGACGTCCAAAAGCCCATCCACGAGATTGCCTGGAAGGCATTCTCTGGATTTTGGTGACAGGAGCACGATGGAAAGATTTACCAAGAGAGTATCCCTCAAAAGCGACGTGCCATCGACGTTTCCAGCAATGGACGATCGAAGGGCGGCTCTTATCTGCCTGGCAAATCATCTTGGAACGAATGGATGATGCTGGCCAGATTGATTTCTCGGAAACCTTTGCTGATGGCACTTTTGCCTCGGCAAAAAAAGGGGTAGAAGAGTTGGCCCGACTCGTCGTGGCAAAGGCACAAAGGTCATGA
- a CDS encoding alpha-ketoglutarate-dependent dioxygenase AlkB gives MKNKQLLLFSDYDKLSNQIHRNYLNVPGLIYYESFLAPSEQIICLETLDCHTWLGDLKRRVQHYGYRYDYKARRVDPSMYVGPLPPFAAKIAEKLVLTGLVSKKPDQLIINEYRPGQGIAPHVDCEPCFQDEIATISLGSVYEMELSEISTGITKKVDLELGSCLVFTGCSRYAWKHGIRPRLTDRGRKRARRVSLTFRKVILDERNRKEVDG, from the coding sequence ATGAAGAATAAGCAACTACTACTATTTTCAGATTATGACAAATTATCAAATCAAATTCATCGCAACTATCTAAATGTCCCGGGTTTGATTTATTACGAAAGTTTTCTCGCGCCATCAGAACAGATAATTTGTCTTGAGACGCTCGATTGTCATACATGGCTAGGGGACCTTAAACGTCGAGTTCAACATTATGGCTACAGATATGACTATAAGGCTCGTCGTGTAGATCCATCTATGTATGTAGGACCATTGCCACCATTTGCAGCGAAGATTGCAGAGAAACTCGTTTTAACTGGCTTAGTATCTAAGAAACCAGATCAATTAATTATCAATGAATATAGACCAGGGCAAGGAATTGCTCCTCATGTAGATTGTGAACCTTGTTTTCAAGATGAAATTGCTACCATAAGTCTTGGTTCAGTTTATGAAATGGAACTGAGCGAGATCTCAACAGGGATCACGAAAAAAGTTGATCTTGAATTAGGAAGTTGTCTGGTTTTTACAGGTTGTTCTCGTTACGCCTGGAAACACGGGATTAGGCCACGTCTAACCGATAGAGGACGGAAGAGGGCGCGTCGCGTATCTCTGACATTCAGGAAAGTGATATTGGATGAGCGAAATAGAAAAGAGGTAGATGGTTAG
- a CDS encoding GNAT family N-acetyltransferase, translating into MRELKLIQINEYELSDRQRSQILSLLNDCFPGYFEERIFFKQMSQERLLAYSDGDLVGHLGLEHRAIRIGDQWASIFGIVDLCVKEEARRQGVATELLRAVEEKAAANGIHFCLLFADEHKLYQNAGYTLFQNDCVWFGIDEGHSIGLIKRKLTDCMLVKRISGDIPWDETHIVDLLGHLF; encoded by the coding sequence ATGCGGGAACTGAAACTGATTCAGATTAACGAATATGAATTAAGTGATCGCCAACGGTCTCAAATTCTGTCACTACTCAATGATTGTTTTCCCGGCTATTTCGAAGAACGGATTTTCTTTAAACAGATGTCGCAAGAAAGGCTCTTAGCCTATTCTGACGGAGACCTCGTCGGACATTTGGGGCTTGAGCATCGCGCGATCAGGATTGGCGATCAATGGGCTTCCATCTTTGGCATCGTCGACCTGTGTGTCAAAGAAGAAGCACGACGACAGGGAGTGGCGACGGAATTGCTGAGAGCGGTCGAGGAAAAAGCAGCCGCAAACGGCATCCACTTTTGTTTGCTGTTCGCCGATGAGCACAAACTGTATCAGAACGCTGGTTACACATTATTTCAAAATGATTGTGTCTGGTTCGGAATTGATGAAGGTCACAGTATTGGGTTGATCAAACGGAAATTGACGGATTGCATGCTGGTAAAGCGAATCTCTGGAGACATTCCCTGGGATGAAACACATATCGTCGATCTGTTGGGGCATCTGTTCTAA
- a CDS encoding bL17 family ribosomal protein: MRHRMRGRKLGRNASHRKAMFRNMAVSLIKTVRIDEEAENAPKVSGRITTTVQKAKELRPFIEKLITLAKKAQPHIENAAQFATSADKNSSEWKTWRESDQWNQWNQAMAPALNYRRRAFADLRDNEAVDILFDELAERFAERTGGYTRIVRLATVRLGDAGVQAIIEFVGERDRVKPTRRSASLDTSSEAATEEPEAATEEAPAEEAAEESAETAAEAPEGETAEAEEEKKDE; the protein is encoded by the coding sequence ATGCGACACCGAATGAGAGGCCGAAAACTCGGCCGCAATGCATCACACCGTAAGGCTATGTTCCGCAATATGGCGGTAAGCCTCATTAAGACCGTGCGAATTGATGAGGAAGCAGAAAACGCTCCTAAAGTCTCAGGACGGATTACAACCACCGTTCAAAAGGCAAAGGAACTGCGTCCGTTCATCGAAAAGCTGATCACACTGGCTAAGAAAGCACAGCCGCATATTGAAAATGCAGCTCAGTTCGCGACCTCGGCTGATAAGAATTCCAGCGAGTGGAAAACCTGGCGTGAATCGGATCAGTGGAATCAGTGGAACCAGGCCATGGCTCCCGCGCTGAACTATCGCCGCCGTGCATTCGCCGATCTGCGTGATAACGAAGCCGTTGATATTCTGTTCGATGAACTCGCAGAACGATTCGCAGAACGGACCGGCGGATACACTCGCATCGTTCGTCTGGCAACCGTGCGTCTCGGCGATGCCGGAGTGCAGGCCATTATCGAATTCGTCGGCGAACGTGATCGCGTTAAACCAACTAGACGATCCGCCTCACTCGACACCAGCTCTGAAGCAGCCACAGAAGAACCTGAAGCCGCTACGGAAGAAGCTCCTGCCGAGGAAGCAGCAGAAGAATCAGCCGAAACCGCTGCCGAAGCCCCTGAAGGTGAAACTGCAGAAGCCGAAGAAGAGAAAAAAGACGAGTAA
- a CDS encoding SGNH/GDSL hydrolase family protein → MMQLLRSTLILSLALVACSPDLLAQQTAKFAPVKPAGDPATFGANIQRTMTLLATSTPEKRNRVRILFYGQSVTRNPWWQDVADDLRQRFPHADLEIENRAIGGYGGPVLINTAEFDLYPFYPDLVIFHVWAGVESGHQEKIIRRIRQRTTAEVLLWTSNLRWPKTVPPDGDPQHPDVLAKDAQDQAISDLYHRLGRELDCEVADVRTGMQGYLKKNNLVVKDTLRDTVHPNKLGNFLIAELVKPHLRYDAGFPDDKWKDLVTDVPVNDPRVQHKDDGSLTLKFKGNRIDVIAAPGDAAQAAVLLDGKSPSRFPELYYHTRPSPTPVAGRPAFNRIDHRAPLQVETWTARILECDLEKDVLRYEVSGSQTGPDGTGDHKTRFVSNSGRVVIEPRMWMVNWSLRYRKQSLPKDYKVTWETKPLFVDVWESPTVTDPAKEYSTMLAQGMKNGDHSLTLTPKAKGKLPIKAFRIYRPPLKVSTPE, encoded by the coding sequence ATGATGCAGCTGTTACGGTCCACGTTGATTCTGTCTCTGGCCCTGGTCGCCTGCAGTCCTGACCTGTTGGCTCAGCAAACCGCAAAATTCGCTCCGGTGAAACCCGCCGGCGATCCGGCCACCTTCGGTGCGAATATTCAGCGGACGATGACGTTGCTGGCGACCAGTACGCCGGAGAAACGGAATCGGGTGCGGATTCTGTTTTATGGTCAGTCTGTGACCCGCAATCCGTGGTGGCAGGATGTGGCGGATGACCTGCGTCAGCGGTTTCCGCACGCCGACCTTGAAATCGAAAATCGGGCCATTGGCGGTTACGGAGGGCCGGTGCTGATCAACACCGCCGAATTTGATCTGTATCCTTTCTACCCGGATCTGGTGATCTTTCATGTCTGGGCCGGGGTGGAAAGCGGTCACCAGGAAAAAATCATCCGCCGCATCCGTCAGCGGACGACCGCTGAGGTTTTGCTCTGGACCAGTAATCTGCGGTGGCCGAAGACGGTGCCGCCGGACGGCGACCCGCAACATCCCGACGTGCTGGCCAAAGACGCGCAGGATCAGGCGATTTCCGATCTCTACCATCGTCTGGGGCGGGAACTCGATTGTGAAGTGGCCGACGTGCGGACCGGTATGCAGGGCTATCTGAAAAAAAATAACCTGGTGGTGAAAGACACGCTCCGCGACACGGTGCACCCGAACAAATTAGGGAACTTCCTCATCGCCGAACTGGTCAAGCCGCATCTGCGTTATGATGCCGGTTTTCCTGATGACAAATGGAAAGACCTCGTTACCGATGTCCCCGTAAATGACCCGCGTGTCCAGCACAAAGACGACGGCTCTCTGACGCTGAAGTTTAAGGGCAACCGCATCGACGTGATCGCGGCTCCGGGAGACGCGGCCCAAGCAGCCGTGCTGCTGGACGGGAAATCTCCTTCGCGGTTCCCGGAGCTCTATTATCACACGCGTCCCAGCCCGACGCCGGTCGCGGGACGTCCGGCTTTCAATCGCATCGATCATCGGGCCCCGCTGCAGGTGGAAACCTGGACCGCGCGCATCCTCGAATGCGATCTGGAAAAGGATGTGTTGCGGTATGAAGTCAGCGGTTCCCAAACGGGCCCCGACGGCACGGGCGATCACAAAACACGTTTTGTTTCCAACTCCGGTCGCGTGGTGATTGAACCCCGGATGTGGATGGTGAACTGGTCCCTGCGTTATCGCAAACAGAGTCTGCCGAAAGATTATAAGGTCACCTGGGAAACCAAACCTCTGTTTGTGGACGTCTGGGAATCGCCGACGGTCACAGACCCTGCCAAAGAATATTCCACGATGCTCGCGCAGGGCATGAAAAACGGCGACCACAGTCTAACCCTCACGCCAAAGGCCAAAGGCAAACTGCCGATCAAAGCCTTCCGGATCTACCGACCGCCGTTGAAAGTATCCACCCCGGAATAA
- a CDS encoding LVIVD repeat-containing protein has translation MNTPLLKFALLICLLVITAPNSLRAAPQTETYGPALTPQKVNGIGACQAVAVAGNRLYATGRGKFHVLDISQPEKPVPLGELSGLGNTRQLVIKDNIAYITARQDGLWLVDVSDASNPQLLSHYDTVEMATGICVSGSLAFVATRQYGVEIIDVSNPRAPQHVSMLKTGEAQSCWSRDGILYIGDWAPRKLVIADVRNPRQPKIISEAPLDGFGDGGCLRGNYCFAATGHHSRASRDDGKGHGLEIFNVADPEKPTFVSRVKFPASYHITNDMWTARVAGDHCVVADTWNGLFVVNIHDMKQPRIVAHAVLPPRLKSDDTPDPVGGIALGKGVIYAAGIFTGLYVVPAPGLATPVVPEQDRAPELKAASDQAGDPRFLTYQPGGQVRSATVVGDIAWAACGSAGIHAVQLGKTLESVSVTKGKGEVMHLAVSGSRLYAAENDAGLAIYDIGPELKLTEIGRLRLKNRNVKQVACPAPGRFALYHWGSSAVEIADLQDPAHPRVVLKDSQVGLFYGDQLVPELLGGRYLVAYWHRSGPAWYDVSGEKPVYQGNTPDERRYSFTDGACLLGDQLLLVKHGKLQLLNPGDQREVSQLPAITVPGHRLRGRPSTNGKQLALSRRPDQRVELFDITDLQHPKPVDEYDLKGHPGACRFWNSQLLIPAGYQGVLLERKPKP, from the coding sequence ATGAACACACCCCTCCTGAAATTCGCACTCCTCATCTGCCTCCTGGTCATCACCGCCCCCAACTCCCTTCGCGCTGCACCCCAAACAGAAACCTACGGCCCCGCGCTGACTCCCCAAAAGGTCAACGGGATCGGCGCCTGCCAGGCCGTCGCTGTGGCAGGCAACCGCCTCTATGCCACCGGGCGCGGCAAGTTCCATGTGCTCGACATCTCCCAGCCCGAAAAACCGGTCCCGCTCGGCGAACTCTCCGGCCTGGGCAATACCCGCCAGCTCGTGATCAAAGACAACATCGCCTATATCACCGCCCGCCAGGATGGACTCTGGCTCGTCGATGTTTCCGATGCCAGCAATCCACAACTGCTGAGCCACTACGACACCGTTGAAATGGCCACCGGCATCTGTGTCTCCGGCTCTCTGGCCTTCGTCGCCACGCGGCAGTACGGCGTTGAAATCATTGACGTCTCCAACCCCCGCGCCCCGCAACATGTCAGCATGCTGAAAACGGGCGAAGCCCAGTCCTGCTGGTCCCGCGACGGCATCCTCTATATCGGCGACTGGGCGCCCCGGAAACTCGTCATCGCTGACGTCCGCAACCCGCGTCAGCCTAAGATCATCAGCGAAGCCCCTCTCGACGGTTTTGGCGACGGCGGCTGCCTCCGCGGAAACTATTGCTTCGCCGCCACCGGACACCATTCGCGGGCGAGCCGCGATGACGGCAAAGGGCACGGACTCGAAATCTTCAATGTCGCCGATCCCGAAAAGCCGACCTTCGTCTCCCGCGTCAAGTTCCCGGCCTCCTATCACATCACGAACGACATGTGGACCGCCCGCGTCGCCGGCGATCACTGTGTTGTCGCTGATACCTGGAACGGACTCTTCGTCGTCAACATTCACGACATGAAACAACCACGGATCGTCGCCCACGCTGTCCTGCCGCCCCGGTTAAAGAGTGACGACACGCCCGACCCCGTCGGCGGCATCGCCCTCGGCAAGGGAGTGATCTACGCCGCCGGCATCTTCACCGGACTCTACGTCGTCCCCGCGCCCGGTCTCGCCACTCCGGTCGTCCCCGAACAGGACCGGGCACCCGAACTGAAAGCCGCTTCAGACCAGGCCGGCGATCCCCGTTTCCTCACCTACCAGCCCGGCGGTCAGGTCCGTTCTGCGACCGTCGTGGGCGACATCGCCTGGGCCGCCTGCGGCAGTGCCGGAATTCATGCGGTGCAGCTCGGCAAAACGCTGGAGTCGGTCAGCGTGACCAAAGGTAAAGGCGAGGTCATGCACCTGGCCGTCTCCGGTTCGCGACTCTACGCCGCCGAGAACGACGCCGGGCTCGCCATCTACGACATCGGCCCCGAATTGAAACTGACCGAAATCGGTCGCCTCAGGTTGAAGAACCGCAATGTGAAACAGGTCGCCTGTCCCGCCCCCGGGCGGTTCGCCTTATACCACTGGGGCAGCTCCGCCGTCGAGATTGCCGACCTCCAGGATCCGGCCCACCCCCGTGTGGTCTTGAAGGATTCGCAGGTCGGCCTGTTCTACGGCGATCAGCTGGTCCCCGAACTGTTGGGGGGCCGTTACCTGGTCGCCTACTGGCACCGCAGCGGACCAGCCTGGTACGACGTCTCCGGCGAGAAGCCCGTTTACCAGGGCAACACACCCGACGAGCGGCGTTACAGCTTTACTGACGGTGCCTGTCTGCTGGGCGACCAACTGCTGCTCGTCAAACACGGCAAGCTGCAACTGTTAAACCCCGGCGACCAGCGCGAAGTCAGCCAGCTGCCCGCCATCACAGTCCCCGGCCATCGTCTCCGCGGCCGCCCCAGCACCAACGGCAAACAACTGGCCCTCTCCCGCCGCCCCGATCAACGTGTAGAACTCTTCGACATCACCGACCTCCAACACCCCAAACCCGTCGACGAATATGATCTCAAAGGCCACCCCGGTGCCTGCCGCTTCTGGAACAGCCAACTCCTGATCCCCGCGGGATATCAGGGGGTGTTGCTGGAACGAAAACCGAAGCCCTGA
- a CDS encoding IS3 family transposase (programmed frameshift): MPRKRFTVEQIIQNLREAEVELAHGKTIGLVCKQLGITDQTYYRWRKEYGGIRTDQAKRLKDLEKENARLKRLLADAELDKAILKEAAFGKLLSPVKRRQAVSYVRNTLGPDIVSERRACRVLGQPRSTQRREPYIPDDEPRLVKRMIELATQYGRYGYRTVWGILCLEGWKVNHKRIERLWRREGLKVPKKQPKRRRLWLNDGSCVRLRPRYKDHVWSYDFVQDRTSDGRSFRMLVIMDEYSRECLSIDVARRLNSEDVLERLSDLFILRGTPAYIRSDNGAEFTAKKVREWLKRVDVKTLFIKPGSPWENGYVESFNGTLRDQLLNGEMFDTLLEAKVLIERWRKEYNTIRPHSSLGYQPPAPETIAPYLPASATLQLANTDTDNNLKL, from the exons ATGCCGAGAAAACGATTTACTGTTGAGCAGATTATTCAGAACCTTCGTGAAGCGGAAGTCGAACTGGCTCATGGTAAGACGATTGGCCTGGTCTGCAAACAACTGGGAATCACCGATCAGACTTACTACCGCTGGCGTAAGGAATACGGTGGAATCCGTACCGACCAGGCCAAACGACTCAAAGACCTGGAAAAGGAAAATGCACGCTTAAAGCGGCTGCTGGCAGATGCGGAACTGGATAAGGCAATCTTGAAAGAAGCCGCTT TCGGGAAACTTTTGAGCCCGGTCAAGAGACGTCAGGCTGTTAGTTATGTTCGTAATACCCTGGGGCCTGATATCGTTTCAGAACGCCGGGCCTGCCGCGTGTTGGGGCAACCTCGTTCTACTCAGAGAAGGGAGCCTTATATACCTGATGACGAACCTCGACTGGTAAAACGAATGATTGAACTGGCAACACAGTATGGCCGTTATGGTTATCGGACAGTCTGGGGGATACTTTGTCTGGAAGGGTGGAAAGTGAATCACAAACGAATTGAACGACTCTGGAGACGTGAAGGACTGAAAGTGCCTAAGAAACAGCCAAAACGGAGGCGACTGTGGTTGAATGATGGTTCCTGTGTTCGACTGCGTCCTCGTTACAAAGACCATGTGTGGAGCTATGACTTCGTGCAGGACCGGACTTCTGATGGCCGGAGTTTTCGGATGCTGGTGATCATGGATGAATACAGTCGAGAATGTCTGTCGATTGATGTCGCTCGCAGACTCAACAGTGAAGACGTTTTGGAGCGACTTAGCGACCTGTTCATTCTGCGTGGAACCCCGGCTTACATTCGCAGTGACAACGGAGCCGAGTTCACGGCAAAGAAAGTGCGGGAGTGGCTAAAACGTGTCGATGTGAAGACTCTGTTTATTAAGCCGGGAAGTCCGTGGGAGAATGGATATGTGGAATCATTCAATGGAACCTTGCGGGACCAACTGCTGAATGGAGAAATGTTTGATACTTTGCTGGAGGCGAAGGTGTTGATCGAACGATGGAGAAAAGAATACAATACGATCAGGCCGCATAGTTCGCTGGGCTATCAGCCACCGGCCCCGGAAACAATTGCCCCGTATTTGCCAGCTTCCGCTACGCTCCAACTGGCAAATACGGACACTGATAACAACTTAAAATTGTAA
- a CDS encoding putative metallopeptidase — protein MSSKQPFNFSHAMYDLCVDISRRLPEFHHVDMDRIAVAFAQARRNVPYGMQAKLTPLRFENGDLQTTRYGRKWTVQRIYQDQQEMLYILTFYLPRFLNHSLEEKLITVVHELYHISPAFDGDIRRLEGHYHVHSHSQKEYDAHMAVLVKQYLKLNPPPALYSFLKCRFSTLQKKHGGVVGLQIPIPKLIPVDESRSA, from the coding sequence ATGTCTTCAAAGCAACCTTTTAATTTCAGTCATGCGATGTACGATCTGTGTGTCGATATTTCACGTCGGCTCCCGGAATTTCATCACGTCGATATGGATCGTATCGCGGTCGCCTTCGCGCAGGCCCGCCGCAATGTGCCTTACGGCATGCAGGCCAAACTCACGCCGCTCCGATTCGAAAACGGCGATCTTCAGACAACCCGTTACGGACGCAAGTGGACCGTGCAACGCATCTATCAGGATCAACAGGAAATGTTGTATATCCTGACATTTTACTTGCCCCGCTTTCTAAATCATTCGTTGGAAGAAAAACTGATCACCGTCGTCCATGAACTGTATCACATCAGCCCCGCGTTCGACGGCGACATCCGCCGCCTGGAAGGCCACTACCACGTGCATTCACACAGTCAGAAAGAATACGACGCCCACATGGCCGTCCTGGTGAAGCAATATTTAAAACTGAATCCGCCGCCGGCGTTGTACTCGTTTCTGAAATGCCGGTTCTCCACGCTCCAGAAAAAACATGGCGGCGTTGTTGGTCTACAGATCCCGATTCCCAAACTGATCCCCGTCGACGAATCGCGGTCCGCGTAG
- a CDS encoding class I SAM-dependent methyltransferase, translated as MSKAFTDSNVYFVDIGCGPGTSGLAFAELFKETPFRYVGIDLSNSMRKKGKTLLNALNEKTSHQNILKIYLTKSIEKLPENFPKKAAIIFNFSFFFGSKFLNNDLLKTYAEKILKIVKGKNQPRVFISYTNSQYLTHSKRYFEFLKLLGFEQSNEEFISDLQKVTISYYTRRKLLATKKDETFYRELFEMT; from the coding sequence TTGTCAAAGGCGTTTACTGATTCCAATGTGTACTTTGTAGATATTGGATGTGGGCCTGGTACATCGGGACTCGCTTTTGCTGAATTATTTAAGGAAACACCATTTAGATACGTTGGCATAGATTTATCAAACAGTATGCGAAAAAAAGGCAAAACTTTACTTAATGCACTTAACGAGAAAACTAGCCATCAAAACATACTTAAAATTTATTTAACAAAAAGTATAGAAAAACTACCTGAGAACTTTCCTAAAAAAGCGGCGATAATATTCAATTTCTCCTTTTTCTTTGGTAGTAAATTTCTCAATAACGACTTATTAAAAACGTATGCAGAGAAAATCCTCAAAATTGTAAAAGGTAAAAATCAACCACGTGTGTTTATAAGTTACACTAATTCTCAATACTTGACTCATAGTAAGCGTTATTTTGAGTTTCTCAAATTACTTGGATTTGAGCAATCAAATGAAGAATTTATATCAGATTTGCAGAAGGTCACTATTAGTTACTACACTCGTAGAAAACTACTAGCTACTAAGAAGGATGAGACATTCTACAGAGAACTATTTGAGATGACTTAA
- the pyrE gene encoding orotate phosphoribosyltransferase, whose translation MATRSQLAKQIKDSAQLSGTFTLRSGATSDTYFDKYLFESDPVLLKQIAEQMADLLPPETEVLAGLEMGGIPVVSVLSQVTGLPAAFIRKEAKTYGTCKYAEGIDLAGRKVVLIEDVVSSGGAILDALTKLRSSDIEPVCAVCVIDRQTGGAEALQNENLELRSVLTMQDITGVA comes from the coding sequence ATGGCAACTCGATCACAGCTCGCAAAACAAATCAAAGACTCTGCGCAACTCTCGGGAACATTCACACTCCGTTCCGGCGCCACCTCAGACACATACTTCGATAAATATCTGTTTGAATCCGACCCGGTTTTGTTGAAGCAGATTGCCGAACAAATGGCTGACCTGCTTCCTCCCGAAACGGAAGTACTCGCCGGACTGGAGATGGGCGGGATTCCCGTCGTCAGCGTCTTGAGCCAGGTAACCGGTTTGCCCGCCGCCTTCATTCGCAAAGAAGCCAAAACATACGGCACCTGCAAATATGCAGAAGGCATCGACCTGGCCGGCAGAAAGGTCGTGCTGATAGAAGACGTCGTTTCCTCAGGCGGTGCGATTCTGGACGCGTTGACCAAACTCCGCTCCTCCGACATCGAGCCGGTGTGTGCCGTCTGTGTGATAGACCGCCAGACGGGGGGAGCCGAAGCGCTCCAGAATGAAAATCTGGAACTGCGGTCAGTGCTGACGATGCAAGACATCACAGGCGTTGCATAG
- a CDS encoding transposase, whose translation MIFVDRHGTPVAIDTESARRSEVKLIEPLLEKITLQNRQPERLVYDKAADSDSLRKRLMEKNIDLICPHRKSRVKPPTQDGRKLPRFKRRWIVERSIAWLHNYRRIVTRWEYHDYLYESFVILGCLFTLLKRF comes from the coding sequence ATGATTTTTGTCGATCGTCACGGGACACCTGTGGCGATCGACACAGAATCGGCCCGTCGTAGCGAAGTCAAGCTGATCGAACCGCTGCTTGAAAAAATCACATTGCAAAATCGACAACCCGAGCGACTTGTTTATGACAAAGCCGCCGATTCGGACTCGTTGCGCAAACGGCTGATGGAAAAGAATATCGATCTGATCTGCCCGCATCGAAAATCGAGAGTCAAACCGCCGACGCAAGATGGTCGAAAGCTTCCACGCTTCAAACGACGTTGGATTGTGGAACGCAGTATTGCCTGGCTCCACAACTATCGTCGCATTGTCACGCGCTGGGAATATCACGATTACCTCTACGAAAGCTTTGTAATTCTTGGGTGTTTATTTACACTATTAAAAAGGTTTTGA
- a CDS encoding RES family NAD+ phosphorylase, whose amino-acid sequence MIPRDKNPESWANELGDRINGCEICQYHEAMNSYMSLGEFLEENYVPAELCEDTTHFLSCSCGNKLDLCTLIVIDSPEIQVDEYAGERFGYWAAENNQRINEFVNVLKHSPEIATKHDVGKEIFKQLELFPTCEVSGHWWRAQSIPECDCPPIVKRLSPRTEPSQSNGRFNSPGQPTFYLASNRESAVAEAEKYQKLGEEIWVLQFDLTKIDTIVDLVAPSLRTDSFRKSWIPDLFAGLLWCDGLVQQNKKGNPEPYLLTQFIAKTAISHGIKGVKVNSQLHSGINLILFGWDLNNMQPIGQPEYFKGL is encoded by the coding sequence ATGATTCCGAGAGATAAAAATCCTGAAAGCTGGGCAAATGAGTTGGGAGATCGCATTAATGGTTGCGAGATTTGCCAATACCATGAAGCTATGAATAGTTATATGTCACTTGGTGAATTTCTTGAAGAAAATTACGTTCCAGCGGAATTATGTGAAGATACAACACACTTTCTCTCCTGTAGTTGTGGAAATAAACTCGACCTATGTACTTTGATTGTTATCGACTCGCCTGAGATCCAAGTCGATGAGTATGCCGGAGAGAGATTCGGTTATTGGGCTGCTGAAAATAATCAGCGAATCAACGAATTTGTTAACGTCTTAAAACACTCTCCAGAGATTGCAACCAAGCATGATGTTGGTAAAGAAATATTCAAGCAGCTTGAATTATTTCCCACATGTGAAGTATCAGGACATTGGTGGCGAGCACAATCTATTCCTGAATGTGATTGTCCTCCAATAGTTAAACGACTCTCTCCACGAACAGAACCATCCCAGAGTAACGGGAGATTTAATAGCCCAGGCCAACCTACATTTTACTTAGCATCGAACCGAGAGTCTGCTGTTGCAGAAGCAGAGAAGTATCAAAAGCTAGGTGAGGAGATCTGGGTTCTCCAATTCGACCTTACAAAAATTGATACGATTGTGGATCTAGTAGCTCCTTCATTGCGAACGGATTCGTTTCGAAAATCATGGATACCAGATTTGTTTGCTGGATTACTATGGTGCGATGGGCTGGTCCAGCAAAATAAAAAAGGAAATCCAGAGCCATATTTGCTTACTCAGTTTATTGCAAAAACAGCGATTTCCCATGGAATTAAGGGGGTCAAAGTAAATAGTCAGTTACACTCTGGTATTAATCTAATTTTGTTTGGCTGGGATCTGAATAATATGCAACCAATTGGTCAACCAGAATACTTCAAAGGGTTATAG